The Anoplopoma fimbria isolate UVic2021 breed Golden Eagle Sablefish chromosome 5, Afim_UVic_2022, whole genome shotgun sequence genome contains a region encoding:
- the LOC129091746 gene encoding CST complex subunit CTC1-like, with protein sequence MDPPQLILDQFKPSGEAETVWLKEIFIFLSQHVTPPADDSLTGVSADQLSVCVVKKIQENTAVTNILPVSYRPVSVSGLLSLQHLACVSNLSWSTNQQRAWAKEAELSLPGHLALPRVNLLLIGCLREGRDGEWRLTDASGSVRCECLSPSPSWLNRPVFLSHWNYIPHNAPGQEEARGYVEMVGPPAFLCPGPEQGLAVGPEGGAGLSRAVAVREAAGLLDNRTRGQRVSVFGLVGSVCPQLIVAGTAFFCFCLKDDSHSLRVLVKDRSRLWWTQCVYVGQSVCVTALRVCVLRGWRGNNILCVTEQSELHTNFTHTPVGDTHTDTPLDTPPPLMMSHVDDEDCEEAEPERGVNESGVRMKKSRVISYQGTVTKVVSEGAGLYVIDRKVGLCLAYQPTLRRKLRAGDSVES encoded by the exons ATGGACCCCCCGCAGCTGATCCTGGACCAGTTCAAACCCAGCGGGGAAGCT GAGACCGTCTGGTTGAAGGagatcttcatcttcctctcacAACACGTGACTCCTCCTGCTGATGACTCACTGACAG gtgtgagTGCCGatcagctgagtgtgtgtgtggtgaagaAGATACAAGAGAACACGGCCGTCACAAACATCTTACCTGTCAGCTACAG ACCGGTGTCTGTCTCAGGGCTGCTCTCCCTGCAGCACCTGGCCTGTGTCAGTAACCTGTCCTGGAGCACCAATCAGCAGCGAGCCTGGGCAAAGGAGGCGGAGCTTTCTCTGCCGGGTCACCTGGCTCTGCCGCGGGTCAACctgcttctgattggctgtctaAGAGAGGGGCGGGACGGAGAGTGGAGGCTGACGGACGCCAGCGGCAGCGTCAGGtgtgag tgcctgtctccctctccttcgTGGCTGAACCgtcctgtcttcctctctcactgGAACTACATCCCCCACAATGCCCCGGGGCAGGAGGAGGCCCGAGGCTACGTGGAGATGGTTGGTCCTCCTGCTTTCTTGTGTCCTGGTCCTGAGCAGGGATTGGCTGTTGGTCCTGaaggaggggcggggcttagcagaGCTGTTGCAGTCAGAGAGGCTGCTGGTTTACTGGACAACAG gacTCGTGGACAGCGTGTCTCAGTCTTTGGTCTGGTGGGTTCAGTGTGCCCTCAGCTGATCGTGGCAGGAACAGCCTTCTTCTGCTTCTGTCTGAAGGACGACTCTCACAGTCTCCGTGTCCTCGTCAAG gACAGAAGCAGGCTGTGGTGgactcagtgtgtgtatgttggtcagagtgtgtgtgtgacggcgttgcgtgtgtgtgtcctgcgAGGCTGGAGAGGAAACAACATCCTGTGTGTGACGGAACAATCTGAATTGCACACaaacttcacacacactcctgtaggcgacacacacactgacacaccgTTGGACACGCCCCCACCGCTGATGATGTCACACGTTGATGATGAAGACTGCGAGGAGGCGGAGCCTGAAAGAGGCGTCAACGAATCAGGTGTCAGGATGAAAAAGTCCCGAGTCATCAGTTACCAG GGCACTGTGACGAAGGTGGTGAGTGAGGGGGCCGGACTGTACGTGATTGACAGGAAGGTGGGGCTGTGCCTGGCCTATCAGCCGACACTGAGGAGAAAACTGAGAGCAGGAGACTCTGTGGAGTCTTAG
- the LOC129091657 gene encoding LOW QUALITY PROTEIN: high mobility group protein B2-like (The sequence of the model RefSeq protein was modified relative to this genomic sequence to represent the inferred CDS: deleted 1 base in 1 codon) produces the protein MMRKDVNKPKGKTSAYAFFVQTCREEHRKKHPEQSVNFAEFSKKCSERWKSLTASDKKCFEDMAKADKVRYNSEMRDYIPPKGFGKRGRKRKDPNAPKRPRKSAFFVFCSEYRPSVKQQYPGLSIGDCAKRLGEMWSKLTQSEKVPYEEKAQKLREKYDRDMVAYRGGGTYARNPGSSAQGEEEEEEEEEEEEGEGGGGGGGGEEEEDDEGEDEDDDDDDE, from the exons ATGATGCGTAAAGACGTCAACAAGCCGAAGGGGAAGACGTCGGCGTACGCCTTCTTCGTCCAGACGTGTAGAGAGGAACACCGCAAGAAGCACCCAGAGCAGTCCGTCAACTTTGCAGAGTTCTCCAAGAAGTGCTCCGAGAGATGGAAG TCTCTGACTGCCAGCGATAAGAAGTGTTTCGAGGACATGGCCAAGGCCGACAAGGTCCGGTACAACAGCGAGATGAGGGACTACATCCCCCCCAAGGGCTTCGGGAAGAGGGGCCGCAAGAGGAAAGACCCCAACGCACCCAAGAGACCCCGTAA gtctGCGTTCTTCGTGTTCTGTAGTGAGTACCGTCCCAGTGTGAAGCAGCAGTACCCGGGTCTCTCCATAGGAGACTGTGCCAAGAGACTGGGAGAGATGTGGAGCAAACTGACCCAGTCTGAGAAGGTGCCCTACGAGGAGAAGGCCCAGAAACTACGGGAGAAATACGACCGG GACATGGTGGCGTACCGCGGCGGTGGAACGTACGCCAGGAACCCCGGTTCCTCAgctcaggga gaggaggaggaggaggaggaggaggaggaggaggagggggagggggggggaggaggaggaggaggagaggaagaggaggacgacgaGGGAGAAGACGAGGATGACGATGACGACGACGAGTAG